GCGCGTTTGGCCAGTCGTCGCTCAGTATCGATGCGTTCCAACACCTTTCGCTGCTCCGCTTCATAGGCCGCCCAGCCAGCATCCGTGTACGGAATGTGCCGGGCCGTCGGTGAAAGCAACTGCCAACTCGTTTCACCTTCGCGTGACCAGGCGATCACAGTCTCGCCAAGACCAGGACGCACCGTGCCGAACACGGTCTCCAGCACGACCATGTGTGGTTTGTCACCCGCAGATTCAAACTCGCACCACTCCTCGCGATTGCCTGGAGGAGCGAAGCGGAAGTCAGGGCCAAGATCCAGATAGGTCTCCTGCTCGGACGTCAGGTGGTGGCCGTTCAAGCTGGAGGGAGGCGCCGGAGTGTCGCGCAGTTGTTTGCCATCGATCAGGAGCCGCGAAATGCCCCGAGCGCGCAGCAGCAGGCGGTGGCGGCCCTTCGGAAACTGCACCAGTGCGGACGCTCGCAAGAATGTCGTGCCGGGAGGATCGCCGCGCACCCCGCTGGCGACATAGACCTGGGGAAGCTCAAAGAATCCAAAGGCCTCGGCAGTCATCACCTCGGCCACTGGAGGTGACGCATCCGGCCACTCACGGCGGGGCGGCACTCCTTCCGTGCAAAGCTCGACCCGCACCTCGCCCGGCTTCACCTCATTGCGATTTGCCGGCGGCGGGGGTGGTTGTAGCGCATAGAGTTTTTCAATGGTCGGGCTGTCCAGCACACCACGATGCAGCGTCAGAGCATCCACACGACCGGCGTAGAAGGCTTGCTGCTTGCCTGAACTGCCGCCGATGCGCAGATTTCCGTCCCTCTGAACCGGACCTCGCAGCGTGGACTTCTCCCACTTGCCGGAGAAGAGCTGCATCCGGCCATTGATGTAAATCATCACACTCGTGGGATCGCCAAAAGTGTATGTCAGCGCGATGTGATGCCACTCCAAGCCGGTGAGGGCAAGGCTGCCACTCCACCACTGGTGGCGGACCGGAACCGCGTCCGGCTTTTCAGGTTCCGCAGCAAAGCACAGACCGATCCGCATGGCGCTCGAGCTCAATCGCTCCACGGTGAGCCCGTAGTTGAGATTGTCATCCACCTGGCCCGCGCGGTTGGGGTCCCCCTTGGCCAGCAGGAAGACCGGTTGTTTCTCCTTCAGGTCTCCGGGCGCAATCCAGAAGTCAAAAGTGAGAGCTTCGCCGTGTTTGAAGCTGGAAGCCTTCTCCCCCGGCACAACAAGCTGGTCGGAGGCGGAACGGAACTCCGCGGCGGCGTTGTCTTTGGCAAAGAGAGGGTGCAAGGGAGGGCGAGGCCCCGGTACCGTGGCTGGCCACGAGCCCAGCGCGTCCCTGACATCGAAGTGCCACACCGCAGCAGTGACAGGCTTTGGAAGTGCATCCGCGTTGGGAGCCGCAGCGCGCGCCTGCACAAGTGCACAGACAAACAAAACTGCGACAGCAGAACAACGGTACAGGGACGAAGGCATTGAAACGGAACGGCTCCCATCAAGAACTTATGACAATGTCATCATCCCCCGTTCGGGGGATGATGACCCGCGCCTAAAAAACCCGTTAAATAATTGAAGGTTCTTGTCCGAAAAACGCCATGCCGCGCCTTTGGGCACCGTACAACGTATCCTCCTTCTAGAGAACGCCATCTCGACGGAGAGGATGCCTTGCCACGCTGTTTCGCGATTGACTCCGTACCCGCCACCATGAAGTCCCTTCTTCTGCCGCTCTTCTGCCTCACAGCCGCTTCCGGATTTGCCGCTGGTATCGATGCTGATGCTGACGCCCGGCGTGCCTCCCTGAAGTTCTTCGAGAATGAGGTCCGTCCCGTGCTGGTGAACCGCTGCTATGAATGCCACGCAGAAAAGAAGCAGAAGGGCGGCCTGCGTGTGGACAATCTCGGATACATGACCACGGGCGGTGACTCTGGTGCGGCGCTGATCCCGGGTGATGCTGCCAAGTCTCTGTTGCTCCAGGTAGTCCGCCACGAGGTGGAAGATCTGGAGATGCCACCGAAGGAGAAGCTCTCGGACAAAGAAATCGCGGTGCTCGAGCAGTGGGTGAAGCTCGGGGCTCCCTGGCCGGACGGTGAGAAGGCAGAAGCACAGGCCCAGGCCCGGGACCAGTACGGATTCACGGCTGAAGATCGCAAGTACTGGGCCTTCCAGCCGCTCTCCAATCCCAAGCCACCTGTCGTCAAGGGCAACTGGGCAAGCACGGACATTGACCGCTTCATTTCGAAGAAGCATGAGGAACTGGGCCTGACACCCGCGCCCGAGGCGGATCGACGTGAACTGGTGCGCCGCCTCTACTTCAACCTGCACGGCCTGCCTCCCACGAAAGAGCAGACAGAGGCATTTGTGCACAGCACGGATCCCAAGGCCTATGAAAAGCTCGTGGATGAACTGCTGGCCAGCCCCCGCTACGGCGAACGCTGGGCACAGCACTGGCTGGATCTCACCCGGTATGCGGAGAGTGACGGATACAACCAGGACGCCTACCGCCCCGCTGCCTGGACCTATCGCGACTACGTCATCAAGAGCCTGAATGCAGACAAGCCCTATGATCAATTTGTACGCGAGCAACTCGCCGGAGATGAAATTGATTTCAAGAACCCGGAAGTACTGGTCGCCACCTCCTATCTCCGCGCTCCCATCTATGAATACAACCAGCGTGACGCACGCGGGCAGTATGAGGTCATCCTCGCAGATATGACGGACAACGCCGGGGAACTCTTCCTTGGCCTCAGCATGGGATGCGCCCGGTGCCACGACCACAAGTTTGATCCCATCCTCCAGGAGGACTATTACCGGCTCCGTGCCTTCTTTTCGCCCGTGCGCTGGCGCGATGACCTGAAGCTCGCAACGGACGCGCAGAAGGAGGAGTTCTCCAAAGCCCAGGCCAAGTGGGAGACCGCCACAGCAGACATCCGTGCGCAGATTGATGCGATCATTGAGCCGATGATCCAGCGGAACATCGAGAACGCCTACAAGCGTTTCCAGGCAGACATCCGCACCATGGTGGACAAGAAGCCTGAGGAACGGGAGCCACAGGACTGGCAGTTCTCCTACTTCTGCGAGAGGCAGATGGCCTATGAGCGCGAACGCTTCGATGCGCTGAAATCGATTAAGAAGCCCGAGGACAAGGAGCGCTATCTCGCCCTGATGAAGGAGCTGGAAAAGTTCAATGACATCAAGCCAGCGCCTCTTCAGGACGCTCTGGTGGTCACAGACGCCATGGCGAAAGGAGCGCCGAATCTCCTCAAGAGCCGCAAGGGCGAGAAAGATGTGCCCCCGGGATTCCTCACGCTGCTGGCACCCGAGGTGCCCGATATCAAACCTCTGGCGAACTCCACCGGTCGGAGGACAGCGCTGGCAAACTGGATCGCCCGACCGGACAATCAGCTCTCCACAAGGGTCATCACCAATCGTGTCTGGCACTACCTGTTTGGCCGCGGCCTCGTGGCTACGCCCAACGACTTCGGTGAGCTGGGTGAAGCACCCTCGCATCCCGAGCTGCTGGACTATCTCACACAGCGTTTCCTTAAGGGAGGATGGAGTCTCAAGAAACTTCAGCGGGAGATTCTCCTCACTGCTACTTACCGGCAGACGGCCCACCGTGCAGTTCCCGATACTGCGACAAAACTCGATCCCGCCAACAAGTACCTGTGGCGCTTCAATCCGCGGAGGCTCGATGCGGAGCAGGCTCGCGATGCCATGCTGGCTGCGAGTGGCGAGCTGGATCTTCAGGGCGGCGGCCCCTCCACGGACGGAAGTGGCATGCGTCGCTCCATCTACACCATCAAGAAGCGCAACAATCAGAACGAACTCCTTCGCAGTCTCGATGCGCCCGCGGGCTTCGCCAGCACCTCTGAGCGCCAAAGCACCACCACCCCCACCCAGGCACTCCTCATGGTGAATGGTGAATGGACCCTGGCCCGTGCAAAGAAGCTCGCGAGCCGTGTCTCTTCCATTGAAGAGGTGTGGCAATACGCCTTGGGCCGCCCGCCGACTCCGAACGAAACCCGCATCGCAGAGGGATTCATTGAAAAGCGACTCGGAGAGCAAGAGGCTCCCGCAGCACCGACCCCTGAGGAGCTCGCAAATGCCAGCCAGTTCAAGGAAAACACCCCACAGGAACGTCTCGTGGCCACCTCGGATGAGAAAGAGGGTGATGAATTCACTGTGGAAGCGGTGGTGAAGCTCGACAGCATCGACGCAGCCGCTTCCGTGAGGACGATTGCCTCCCGCTGGAACAACGGACGCGAAAGCGTCGAGGACTTCGGTTGGAGCATCGGCGTGACTGGAGAGAAGTCTCGCTTCAAGCCGCGCAATCTCATCATCCAACTCGTGGGCGAGGATGAGAACCGCAATATTGCGTATGAACCCGTGGCATCCGACCTGAGGTTGGAACTCGGCGTGACCTACCACGTGGTGGTGGATGTCTCATGCACCAATCACACCGTCACTTTCCGCGTGAAGCAAATGGGCAAGCCCAGTGCGCCAGAGCTCACCTCCGTGGCTCCTCACGCCGTACGCTCTGGATTGGGCAAAGGGAACTCAGATCTCGTCATTGGTGGCGTCGCGAAGCGTGCACCGTCCCATCAGTGGGATGGTCGCATCGAAAGTGCACGGATTGTCCGCGGTCATCTCCCCGAAGCCGCGATGAATCCCAACGCTGACCAGTGGGAAGTGCCGGCCATCGCCGCATGGAATGCGAAAAATGGACCGGTCACTCCGCTGCAATGGGCCGGTGCAGATCGCTCGGGCGGCGCTCAAGATCCCCGACAGCAGGCTCTCGCAGACCTCTGCCACGTGCTGCTCAACGCAAACGAATTTCTCTATCTCCACTGATTTCCCGCCATGCCCTGTCATAACTACGATATCCCGACCTCCCGTCGTCAGTTCCTGCGCCGCGCTGGCTGCGGCTTCGGTGCCGTGGCGCTCGCCGCGCTGATGAAGGAATCCGTACTGGGTGCAGGTACTGCACCGAGCCAGGCTCTGGCAAGGATCCCGCAGCACTTCGGTCGCGCCAAGAGTGTGATCTTTTGCTTCATGGAAGGTGGGCCCAGCCATCTGGACACCTTCGACAGGAAGCCACTGCTGAACCAGCTCGCCGGTCAGCAGCTGCCGCCCAGCTTCAAGGAACCAGTGCTCGCCATGGGCGAGAGTGGTGCTCCCTTGCTGGAATCACGCCGCTCGTGGAAACAATATGGCCAGAGCGGGCTTTGGGTTTCGGACTGGTTCCAAAACGTCGCAGAGCATGCGGATGATCTCGCGGTGATCCATTCCTGCGTCTCGGATGGCATCAATCACGCCGGTGGTGTGTGCCAGATGAATACGGGCTCCATCTTCGGAGGCCGTCCCTCCCTCGGCGCCTGGGTGAACTATGGCCTGGGTTCGGCAAATCATGACCTGCCTGGCTTTGTGGTCATCAAGGACAGTGAAGGCACCGTGGTAAACGGTGTGCGCAATTGGGGCAGTGGCTTCATGCCAGCGGTGCATCAGGGCGTGGAGTTCAGTTCCGACGGCCAGCCCATCAAGTATCTCTCTCCACCGAAGGGCGTGAGTGCACAACAGCAACGCGACAAACTCGACCTGCTCGCTGAACTCAACGGGGACTACAATGCAACCCGCCAGGACAATACCGAACTGGAAGCTCGCATCCGCGCCTATGAACTGGCTTACACCATGCAGGCGGAGGCACCGCAGGCCGTCGATTTGAGCAAGGAGACGGAGGCCACCAAAAAACTCTACGGCATGGATGCCCCTGAAACTGCGGTATACGGGCGGAACTGCCTGCTCGCCCGTCGTCTCGTGGAACACGGAGTGCGATTCGTGCAGCTCTACAGCGGTGCCGGAAGCAAGTGGGATTCCCACAATCGTTTGGAGGAAAATCATGGCCGTCTCTGCCGCGCCGTGGACCGCCCCATCGCGGGCCTGCTCACTGATTTGAAGCAGCGCGGCCTTCTGGATGAGACACTGGTGATCTGGGGTGGTGAGTTTGGCCGCACCCCCATGAGCGAGCAGGGCGGCGGACGCGATCACAATCCCAATGGCTTCACCATGTGGATGGCCGGCGGTGGTGTGAAGGGCGGCCAGACCATCGGTGCCACCGATGAACTCGGCCTGTACGCGGTGCAGGACAAGATGCATGTGCATGACCTGCACTCCACCATCCTGCATCTGCTCGGCGTGGATCACACCCAGCTCATCTACCATCACAAGGGCCGCCCTGAGCGTATCGACCAGAATGAAGGTCATGTGAACAAGGCGCTGCTGGGGTAATCCAGCAGTGCACCTTGGTCGTCCAAATTTTCACCAGAGCAGCCGGCCTCCGTCCAGGGTGATCACGCTGCCGGTCATGTAACTGCTGGCATCGCTCGCGAGATAAAGCGCTAGCGGCGCAATCTCATCCGGACGGCGTCGCTCTCCGCTGGAATGAGTACAAGCCTGCCCTGATGCTCAAGGGCGCAAACTTGAAAAACATCTTCGCTCTCACCAAGAGCACACAGGGAAACAATTCCGGCTAGGCTTCACAGGTGCCCCCATGGGGGGAAATCTCCATGGACCTCGGGAATGAAGGAGGTCTCGGGTATCAGGCCGATGGAAGTGGGAAAGGCGGTATTGTGGTCCTGAAGAAGGCCGACATGAAGGCAAATTCCTTCTATCGGTTCATCGTGAAGATCGACTATGCCTCCATGAAGTATGACGTTGTCATCACCGGGCAGCGAAAGGATGGTGCGCCCTTCCAGTTCAAATCTGGCAGCACTGCTTTCGAGTCCAAAGTGAAGAACGTCCGAGGACTTTATCTCATCAGCGGCAGCAGCATGACTGCCTATCTTGGGGACCTCGCGGTGCTTTCCGAATAGGACACGGCAGCGAACCGGAGCCCGACAAGCACGTGCAACTCCGGGCAAGCCCCGAGGTTTGCTCATGGCAATGAAAACCATCGCTTCCATCCCGCGCACCTGCAAATCGCCTCCACAGGCATAGTAGGCATGTAACTCAGAGCATCTCGCCCCTCCAACTGTAAATGGATGGTTACTTGACGGGGGTGTGAGGTTTCCACACACTTTGTCCGCTTCCACACATTCATGGCTCGACTCCCCCTCCCGCCAGCCTCCCTTCGCCTCCTGCTTTGTCTTTTTCTGGGCGCATTCGCGATCCCAAACGCATTGGCCGAAAAAGCGGAGCCCTTTGTGTTTGTCCCTTCCAAGGGAGAAGGTCCCTTTCCCGTGGCCCTCTGGCTCCATGGATATCGGGGATATTCACCCAGCGGCTACTTTCCAGGTGAAAGCGCCGAAGCCATGCAGAAGCATGCAGACGCGCTCGGCGCAGTGATCGTCGGTTTCCCCGCCACGACCGAACTGGGAGATGACACACAACAGTGGTCTGAGGAGCCGGTCGCCGATCATGCCTATGTTCAGGAACGGCTCCGGTCCCTGAAGACCCCAGCCAAGCTCGACCTGAACCGCGTGGGTCTTTTTGGATTCTCCCAAGGCGCCATGGTGGCTGCAGCTCTGGCCACCGTGTATCCCGAGAATTACCTTGGCGCCATACTCATGTCGCCGGGAGGCATGAGCAATCCCAAGGGCAGCAACATCAAGCTGCCCCTTCACGCAAAGCAGGTCTACTACTGCTTCTGCGGAGCCGCGGAACAAGAGGGCAATGTGATGCTCACCAAGGGCTATGCCGAGCATTTTGAAAAAGTCCTGGGCGCGAAAGTGACGCTGAAATTGTACGAGGGCGTCTCGAAGCATACCCGTCCTGCCGACTTCATGGAGAAGTTTCCCGAGTGGATGGGCGCCATCCTGAAATCACGCGAATGACATCACACCTATGAAACAGTTCCTCCTTTCCATTTTCCTGATGACAGTCGTGTCTTCGCTTCACGCCGCGGACACGGTGGCGAGAATCGCTGTGGGCATGGACCACAAGGAATCCATCGCCCTTCTGAAAAAGCACAGCGCGGAAGACATCACACCTGGCCTCGCCATCGTCGGCCCCAACGGCGAGCATCCTTTGCACGGCCTCGTCTGGGCGCTCCGTGACTATGACGCCATCATTGAACTGGCTGAACAGAACGGCAAGATCACAACTCTGACCTACTGGACGAAAAAGGACTTCGGAACCAGCAAGGACCATCGGGCAAGGACGGAGCAGAACGTCAAGTCACTCACGCTCGACCCGAAAGGTCACGCGGTCTCAGTAGAGAAACAGAAGGAGGGCTGAGACCGAACGGCTTGGTTGAGCAGTCTACTGTGCAGCCGCGGGAGCGGGTCCAGCAGCGTTTGCCTGGCCGATGCCGCCTCGGTTTCCAAGTGCCTGGACTCGAGGCAACTTGCGGTCGTCAACTTGGCGCGCATCCGTGCGATCAGAGGAGAGTTCGAGGCATCTGACCTCGCCATGGTGAACTTTATCCAACAAGGCGATTGAAGTGTCAGAGAAAAGAGCACCTTTTCAGCCTCCTTGCCCTCCCCCGTCCCATGCCCCCACTCATTGTCTCCATCGCCCTGCTCTCCCTTTCCAACGTCTTCATGACCTTCGCGTGGTATGCCCACCTGAAGGACATGAAGAGCAAGCCGTGGATCATCGCGGCCTTGTTCAGTTGGGGAATTGCCCTGTTTGAGTACCTGCTTCAGGTCCCGGCAAACCGGATCGGCAGCCAGACGATGAACCTGCCGCAGCTCAAGATCCTGCAGGAGGTGATTACCCTCACGGTATTCGTCCCCTTTGTGCTCCTCTACATGAAGCAGCCTCTGAAGTGGGACTATCTGTGGGCCGCCATGTGCATGTGCGGGGCAGTGTATTTCATCTTCCGAAAGTAGCCTTCGCGCCAACGGGTCAGATGCAGCCAATAAAAAAGCGGAAGGCTCCAGACGAAGCCTTCCGCTTTTCATATCATTCAAAACTTACGGACTGACCGGTGCGCCGTTCAGGAAGAAATCGCCGCTCGGGTTGCCTACCACATCCATCGGACTGAGGAAGAACTCAGACACGAAATTGCTCGCAGCCGGATCAAACGTGCCATCGACAGTCAACTTGCTCCCGCCATCTTCCCGGAAGAAGAAGCCAACCGAATCCGGGTTTGTCCCGGAGCCAAGCACGAGGTTACGATCGAATCCTTTGATCCTCAGACGGGAGCCATCATTGCTCCGTGCCTTGAGGAATGCGTCATTGACCACACCATCTGCACTGAGGATGTTGTCTGCGACGGTTGCGGCGAGACGGCCTCCGTGCTGGCTCTTAAGCTGGATGGCGTTGTCCTCGAATCCTCCGTGGAAGACGTTTCCGGTCACCGTGCCCTTCAGGACTGCGTCATGCTCCGCGAGGAGGAAGATGCCGCTCGCGTCATAGTCTCCGAAGAACTGGTTGTTGGTGATGGTCACCTTCAAGCGGTCGCCGTCCTCGTCATCATAGTGGTGGGCGGCCACTTTAAGCGCATCACGCCCGAACTCGCCGTTCAACACGTTGTTCGAGAAGGTCAGGGTCATGCGCGACCAATCGCGCTTGTCCGCATCCAAAGCGTGGTCAAAATCACCCACGAAGGTATTGCCCAGGATGTCCGCCCTCAGGGTCGAGCCGTCCCTGGACTTCGCGGCAATGGCGATCTCGCCGCAGCCATCTCCCTCGAAGGTGTTGCCGGAGATGGAAGCGATAAGCGTGGCCCCCTCGAAGGAATCCAGCGTGAGCATGCCATCATAGCTTTCGCCGCTGATGGCATTGTTCGCGATCGTGGCGGTCATGGTAGCACCTTCGAAAGCCACGAAGCCGAACCCGACTCCGTACTCCGAATCCGCGAGGATAGTGTTTCCAGTGACCGTCGCATTCAGGATGGATTCATACTCGCTGTAGAAACCCGAGACCACCTGATTGAAGTATCCCTCGTAGATGTTGCCCGTGAGTTGCACATTCGCGATGGCGCCATCATAGGTCTCAACCAAAGTAGCCATCCCGAATTCCGGCCCGTCGAAGCCAAATTCGCCCAGGAAGAAGTTGTTTGAAAGGTTGGCATTCACGGTCGAGCCACCGCCAGCAGTGATGTACATGCCCGCCATGTACGCATTGTTGATGATGTTGTTCGTGGCAAGGATGTTCACGATGGGTGAAGAACCCCCACCGCAACCGCAGTCCAACGCACTCAGCGCCGGCGGCCCAAAGATTCCCAAATCGAGTCCCGCACCCACAAAGAGAGCTCCGAACACCTCGTTGAACTCATTGTTCTGAACGATGATGTTGTGCGTGCCTCCATCGGAGTCAGCGAGGACGGACACGGAGGAAAGGAACAAGGGAAGCAACTCTTCGATTTCCGGGAATTCAGGGAACTCTCCAAAAGGAGGAAGTTCTCCCATGGTGAACAAATTGTCCTGCACGATCAGAGTACCTGGGTTCAAGGCGATCACTGACGGCCCGAAGCCCCCCATGATGCCACCGCGGAAGTCATAACCCTGAACGATCAGAGTGTTGATCTCAAATGCGCCGAAGCCTCCATAAAGCACCGGACGATCTGTATCGCCCCCAAAGTTCCGGCCACCGAGACCCACGATGGGCACATAGGAACTGGTGAAGCGAGTGCTTCCGGAGACCATCACCGAGTCTTCATAGTCGATGCCTGTGCCGCCCTGGGTATACACGGTCCAGAGCTTGCCAGTGGCATTGCTGTTGGCACCGGCGAGATTGGCACCTTCCACGATGGTATCGAAGGGACGCTCGGCCGTGCCAGTGGCGCCGTCCACTTGGGCGGTACCAGCCTGGATGCCATTGCCCACCGCACCACCGTTGTTCACAAAGATGATGTCATCTTCCAGCACCACCTGGCCAGGACGCTGCGATACGACCTTCGTCACGCGCTTCACCTTGGTCTCGGTGTTGGTCTCTGTATCCACGGTGTTAGCCACCTTGATGGCCGCGTTCTGACGGCGCACCGGCTCAGCCAGACGCTCCACCAGGTGACGGCGGCGAGGAGTGAAGGAGTCACCGATGCGGCTCCAGAAGTTCTTGCCATCACCCAGGTCGCCCATCTCGAAGGGCACCTGAAGCTGTACACCTGCGGTCCAGTCGCTGCCGGTCAGGCGCTCATCTTCATACCAGGTGCCTGTGAGAATCACCGCAGGCACAGGGCGGATCTCCACGCCGGCCTTCCAGCCTTCCACATTGCCCGTGCCGCCTTCCTGCGGACCGAAGGGCTGGTTGTCGAACTTGTAGTAACCACCGATAAAGCGCAGATCGAAGTATCGATCCAGTCCCGGAACCAGGAATGCGATTTCCGCGTCCCAGCCTTCCATCCCCTCTTCGTAACGACGGAAGAGACGTTCGATGGTCGTCGTGCTGATGGTCGTCGTCGCCGTGGTGGTGAAGAGCGCATTCTGCGCCACGCTGCTGCCCGAGGCATACGGATCGCTCGTGGGCGTCACCGACTGCGATGTGCTGGTGCTGGAGCGCTGGATGGTGTCCACCGTGCGCGTCTCCTCCGCGAGCTGCTTGTCTGAGAGCGGAATGTAATAGTTACCACGCACTTCCACGTAGCGGGTACCCACTTCCAGACCCACACCGAGCTGCCAGAACTGATTGTCCGCCTCGGTGTCCATCATGTCGATGAACACGTTCGCGCCCACGAAGATGCCTTCATCGAAGAATCCGGCCTGTGGGGCATCATAGTTCCTCAATGCGGAGACCGACTGTGAACCAAAAAGGTGTCTCCAGCCCAGGCCCAGCGAGGCAGCCACCTCACCACGCTCACCCCAGGAGGTGTAAGGCTCAAGGTAAATCACGTCACCACTCAGGGTGGCATCCGCGCCCAAGGTGCTCCATACCGGGGCCACGATGGAGAAGTTCCCCTCCGTGTAGGCATCGCTTGTCTTTACCCCTCCGGTGACGGTGCCCAAATACATGGGGTGAGCCTCCACCACGACCTCCTTCGGATTCTTGATAGGAGGGCCCGCGAGAACCGCGGAAGTGAGGCTGCCGAGTGATAGCAAACCGACGGTGCATGCCCGGACCAAACGGGCAGGAGTAGGAATGTACATGTAGGGTGTTAGGAGAGCTTGGGGGTGAAGCGGGTTGTCTTTTCTTTGGGAGTTGTGCCGTTGTTACGTTAACAGAATTTCCGTATTTATCTCGGGAATTCTTGCAAAAACCACAAACAATAAACCTTCATTCACCACTCCCCTTTGAGTTAGCATAAGCATAATACCTAAACCCCAGATCTCATTCCGCTTGAGGCTGCGACCACTGAAGAAACCCAGTCATTTCGGTCACCCGGCGCAAAAAACCGCCCGGCATCTCCAGCCGGGTGTTTGTCATTTAGCTTCAAGATCCCTGCGAGAGTTACTTCGCCGCAGGAGGAGCGCCGGGCATGGGCAGCGAGGTAGGGTGGCACCGCTCGTCATTAGCGATAGCGGGTGGCACCCTGACTGACGAACTCATCGTGCACCAGCCTGCGCATTTCCAGCATGGCCGGGATGTACTGCTTCAAGTAAGGAACACGATCGGAACTCTTCATCGACTTGGATTGGTTGGTTGATTCCAAGGTGACCGTTGCGAAGAATTCCTGGAAAATCGGAACAGCAGTCGCCATGGAACGCGTGGCACTCGCTGAGCCCAGCTTCTGGTTTACCCGCGCGATCCCGCTGGCGATCACACTACCAAGGCGGTAACCACTTCCGCCCACGATCACTTCACGCACAATGTAGTCCCCCTTCTTGGTACTGGGCGCGGCAAAACCGCCACGGTTTGACGTTGGGTTCAAGAAGCAAGCAGCAGCAAGAGTCAGGGTATCCCGGTCAAACGCGCTTAGTTCTGCCAGTGCCATCATCAGTGAAGTGTATTTCATCTTGCGCCACTTGGTCACCTGCTCGGGACGGATGGCAAACCGGCGCACCTTTTCAAACGTGGTTCCCTTCGCCCAGATGTCACGTTTACCATCGGTTAGATAGGTTGATACCCCCAGGATCGTCTTCGTACCCCCGAGGACGACAGGACCTCCGCTGTTCCCGGGCACAATTTCACAGTCGATCTCAATCCGGTCTGTTCCCACCCCGACAATCTTGCCATCCAACCCTGTGATGACGCTGCCTCCAAGGCTGTTTCCGTAGGCGATAACCTCCTTGTTCAGTTCAGGAACGCTGTCCGCTTTCCCGATTTCGTACAAGCCAGATGTGGCTTCCACGACCACTTCAAATCTCGCCAGGTCCTCAAGACCGTTGGGCGCATTAGGATCAAAAGTTTCGGACAGTTCCAAATCGACAGGCAGCGCCAGCTTTTTGCCAGCCGCAGTAGTAATGCTCTCAATCTTCGTGGCGAAGCTACCTGGCTCTCCACACAACACGTGGGCATTCGTGTAGACATAGGTGATTTTGTCGGCTTTCGCGATGAAACCTGAACCAACTCCCTTGTCCGTTTTGATGAAGACGAGATGCTGTGGATCGAATGAGGAAACCACGGCACCGGAAACACCCGGCTGGGCAGGAGCAGCGGGCTGAACTGGAGGAGCAACGGTAGCAGGAGAGCTGGGAGATTCCTGCTTCTTCGGAGGGGTGTATTTCCCCTTCCAAACTTCAGGCAGGTGTTCGAATGCCAACAAGGAGACTCCCGCATCGTGGGCAATTTTCACCCCTTGCTCAGTCACACTAAGGACTGTTGCATTGGTGAAGACCTTGCTTCCGACAACGGACGGCACTTCGATCCTATCGACCTTGCCCTGCCCCACTAAGTTCGCGCTAAAAGCCAAGAGACCCACGCAAGCTGTAAGCGTGGACATTAGTCCTGAGGTTTCACGAATCATATGGTTGGGAGTGAAGGTGTGCAGACGATAGATACGGAGAATCCTT
The Roseimicrobium gellanilyticum DNA segment above includes these coding regions:
- a CDS encoding inverse autotransporter beta domain-containing protein is translated as MYIPTPARLVRACTVGLLSLGSLTSAVLAGPPIKNPKEVVVEAHPMYLGTVTGGVKTSDAYTEGNFSIVAPVWSTLGADATLSGDVIYLEPYTSWGERGEVAASLGLGWRHLFGSQSVSALRNYDAPQAGFFDEGIFVGANVFIDMMDTEADNQFWQLGVGLEVGTRYVEVRGNYYIPLSDKQLAEETRTVDTIQRSSTSTSQSVTPTSDPYASGSSVAQNALFTTTATTTISTTTIERLFRRYEEGMEGWDAEIAFLVPGLDRYFDLRFIGGYYKFDNQPFGPQEGGTGNVEGWKAGVEIRPVPAVILTGTWYEDERLTGSDWTAGVQLQVPFEMGDLGDGKNFWSRIGDSFTPRRRHLVERLAEPVRRQNAAIKVANTVDTETNTETKVKRVTKVVSQRPGQVVLEDDIIFVNNGGAVGNGIQAGTAQVDGATGTAERPFDTIVEGANLAGANSNATGKLWTVYTQGGTGIDYEDSVMVSGSTRFTSSYVPIVGLGGRNFGGDTDRPVLYGGFGAFEINTLIVQGYDFRGGIMGGFGPSVIALNPGTLIVQDNLFTMGELPPFGEFPEFPEIEELLPLFLSSVSVLADSDGGTHNIIVQNNEFNEVFGALFVGAGLDLGIFGPPALSALDCGCGGGSSPIVNILATNNIINNAYMAGMYITAGGGSTVNANLSNNFFLGEFGFDGPEFGMATLVETYDGAIANVQLTGNIYEGYFNQVVSGFYSEYESILNATVTGNTILADSEYGVGFGFVAFEGATMTATIANNAISGESYDGMLTLDSFEGATLIASISGNTFEGDGCGEIAIAAKSRDGSTLRADILGNTFVGDFDHALDADKRDWSRMTLTFSNNVLNGEFGRDALKVAAHHYDDEDGDRLKVTITNNQFFGDYDASGIFLLAEHDAVLKGTVTGNVFHGGFEDNAIQLKSQHGGRLAATVADNILSADGVVNDAFLKARSNDGSRLRIKGFDRNLVLGSGTNPDSVGFFFREDGGSKLTVDGTFDPAASNFVSEFFLSPMDVVGNPSGDFFLNGAPVSP
- a CDS encoding S1 family peptidase; the encoded protein is MVLRARILRILRIYRLHTFTPNHMIRETSGLMSTLTACVGLLAFSANLVGQGKVDRIEVPSVVGSKVFTNATVLSVTEQGVKIAHDAGVSLLAFEHLPEVWKGKYTPPKKQESPSSPATVAPPVQPAAPAQPGVSGAVVSSFDPQHLVFIKTDKGVGSGFIAKADKITYVYTNAHVLCGEPGSFATKIESITTAAGKKLALPVDLELSETFDPNAPNGLEDLARFEVVVEATSGLYEIGKADSVPELNKEVIAYGNSLGGSVITGLDGKIVGVGTDRIEIDCEIVPGNSGGPVVLGGTKTILGVSTYLTDGKRDIWAKGTTFEKVRRFAIRPEQVTKWRKMKYTSLMMALAELSAFDRDTLTLAAACFLNPTSNRGGFAAPSTKKGDYIVREVIVGGSGYRLGSVIASGIARVNQKLGSASATRSMATAVPIFQEFFATVTLESTNQSKSMKSSDRVPYLKQYIPAMLEMRRLVHDEFVSQGATRYR